ACGTCTTCAGCCGATTTTGTGTCTGTCACATCCAGTTGTAACAGTTGAAAACCGAGCCCCATGATGTGCCCGTGCGCGTCAATAAGACCGGGCAGCAACGTGCGTCCCCGCATGTCAATGTGGACGGTCTTGTCCGATTGCCAACGCGCTGGGAGGGTGTGTCCCACCTCAATGACTTTGTCTCCATCAATGACCAGATACTGAAATTTCTGCAGATGGTTGTGCGTATCCAGCGTATAACCATTGACGTTGGTGAACACGACCGGCTCGGCCGCAGCATAGGCCATCCAGACGCCCAAAAGCGACAAGCACCATTGTCTCATTGCCACCTCCCCGCGCTGAATTGTTCGTGTTATTTTTAAGTGTGCCTAACAAACTATCAGGAATTGCCATGTTAATCGATGCCAAGTTGCTTAGTGAAGAGGCATTGCGGGGCATTGCTGAGCATTATGTCATCAGTCAGCTTTCGGAAACTGAAGAAAGTCCACAGTTCGACATTTGGGTTGAGAAAACACTGGAGGCCATCGCGCGAGGCGAACTCGTCGTTGAGTATAGTGAGGTCAACGACAGTGTTTATTTGAAGCGGCGAGACGAACTCCCACGTTGACGTTTTTGCATGCCATAGACAACAAATTTTCGGGTGGCTTTGATCACCTGATAACCGCCAAACAATGTGCGGAATCGGTGTTGATAGGGCAAGTGCCGATTGGCGACCACCCACAAATAACCGCCGACCTTCAGGCACTCATAAGCACGGCGAAAGAGAAGTTCCGCGATGCGGGTGGTGATGACTTCTTGCTGATGAAAAGGTGGATTGCATAACACCAGATCAACGTCGGAGGCATGCAGCGGTTGTGTCCCATCGAACCAGAGAAAACGGCAGCGCTCTTGCTCCTCTGGCCGATTGTGCTGCACGTTTTTTTGTGCAGAGGCAATGGCCATGGAAGATTCATCAACGAAAATGATTTCGGCGTCAGGATATTTGTCGATGGCCGCTAGACCGAGTAATCCGTTTCCGCATCCGAGATCAAGCACGCGTTCAGGGGCGATGTCCGGCAGACAGTCGGCCAAAAGCCGGCCACCCACATCGATTTTTTGCGCACTAAAGGTTCCGGGCAAATTGAATAATGTACAGCGGCGTTCCGGAAATTCCGTGCGATACCATGCTGTCTGATTCTGTTCAGGCTCGTTCGTTTTCCAGAGGCTCGCATGATATCGCCGAGCTTTTTTTTCAGCTCGAGATCGGTGCCACTCGACAAAATATTCATCAAGGCAGGTGGCGAGGTTGGGAGATTCATACTTGGTCATAATGCCGAGCGTGATTTGCCGAATCGCATGACGCCTGTTTTGCAAAGACGACAATTGCCACCGTAACAAATCAATTTGTTTGGGGATAGACAGCCAAACATAATCCACTTCTGGGGGGCAAGCTGGCATCTGGTGGATGAACAGGTTGTCGGCGCCTAGGTCGTTGCGCGCAAGATTGCCTTGCATGGCATTGAGTGACATGGCGGAGTCGTGCCACCAATGTAACTGCGATACCCCACCTTTCAACAAGGCGCAGGTGAGCGCGCCAAAACGGTCATTGACGACAAGGTGACGCGCCTTTCGCCAGTCGGGTAACGAAGCGCAGGCGTTCAGCAGCATGAGATCGGCTTGGTTCCAGGCTCGTAGGGTATTGCTCCGGTCGGGCGGCTGGCGCTCAAGGACAAGATTGCCAAATGGGCTTTCGAAAATGGTCATGCAAAGCCAAGAAAATTTTTTCCGGATTTTACACGAAAAACAAAACAAGGATGACACCGTCCCGCCGATGTCGCATGATAAAGCATACAAATACGTTTGTGAGAGGGCTTTATGAGCGTGATCAATCCATTCCACTTGGCCATTCCGGTCCATGACATTGACGCATGCCGACCGTTTTATCTCGAAGTGCTTGAGTGTCAACCTGGACGCTCGTCGGAGACGTGGCTTGATCTGAATTTTTTTGGCCATCAACTGGTGCTGCATCAAACCGACATGAGGCAAATGGGAAAACACAATGACGTGGATGGCCACAAGGTGCCGGTGCCACATTTTGGGGTTGTCATGCGTATGCCGGAATGGCACGCCGTAGTGCAGCGATTGGAGGCGCATCAGGTGACATTTTTGCTGCCGCCGCATATTCGGTTTCAGGGTAAAGCTGGCGAACAAGCCACTTGCTTTGTTCAGGATCCGGCGGGCAATGCCCTTGAGTTTAAGGCCTTTGCCGATATGGACAGACTATTTGCGACGGATTAGGCCAAGATAATCACGGCGACACCAACAAGCGCGAGCAAGGCGCCAAGCCAGGCGCGCAAGTCGCTTTTTTGTCCGTGCCACAAGCCAATCAACATGGTAAAAAT
The nucleotide sequence above comes from Gammaproteobacteria bacterium. Encoded proteins:
- a CDS encoding glyoxalase, whose translation is MSVINPFHLAIPVHDIDACRPFYLEVLECQPGRSSETWLDLNFFGHQLVLHQTDMRQMGKHNDVDGHKVPVPHFGVVMRMPEWHAVVQRLEAHQVTFLLPPHIRFQGKAGEQATCFVQDPAGNALEFKAFADMDRLFATD
- a CDS encoding YheU family protein codes for the protein MLIDAKLLSEEALRGIAEHYVISQLSETEESPQFDIWVEKTLEAIARGELVVEYSEVNDSVYLKRRDELPR
- a CDS encoding methyltransferase domain-containing protein, with product MDRNGQVEWIDHAHKALSQTYLYALSCDIGGTVSSLFCFSCKIRKKFSWLCMTIFESPFGNLVLERQPPDRSNTLRAWNQADLMLLNACASLPDWRKARHLVVNDRFGALTCALLKGGVSQLHWWHDSAMSLNAMQGNLARNDLGADNLFIHQMPACPPEVDYVWLSIPKQIDLLRWQLSSLQNRRHAIRQITLGIMTKYESPNLATCLDEYFVEWHRSRAEKKARRYHASLWKTNEPEQNQTAWYRTEFPERRCTLFNLPGTFSAQKIDVGGRLLADCLPDIAPERVLDLGCGNGLLGLAAIDKYPDAEIIFVDESSMAIASAQKNVQHNRPEEQERCRFLWFDGTQPLHASDVDLVLCNPPFHQQEVITTRIAELLFRRAYECLKVGGYLWVVANRHLPYQHRFRTLFGGYQVIKATRKFVVYGMQKRQRGSSSRRFK